A single window of Flavobacteriales bacterium DNA harbors:
- the lpxB gene encoding lipid-A-disaccharide synthase, with the protein MKYYIIAGEASGDLHAANLVKAIRSIDPDAQLRGWGGDRMQAAGVEIVKHYRETAFMGFFEVIRHLPQILRLIRFCKKDLVGYAPDKVILVDYPGFNLRIATFAKSRQLPVYYYISPQVWAWKASRVKKIRRDVRRMLVILPFEQEFYSKYNYHVDFVGHPLLDALAHEKSTEPSDVYRSRLSLDGRPIVALLPGSRKQEVQRMLPVMLEAARKTPGYQFVIGKAPSLDDDFYQQVCGVHSPVLAPDTHELLRHSAAALVTSGTATLETALLGIPQVVCYKGATLSYLIAKQLVNISYISLVNLILDREVVKELIQKDCNPDKVLNELARILPGGDQRERILKDYMELAKTLGGKGASGRAAEFICNG; encoded by the coding sequence GTGAAGTATTATATCATCGCAGGTGAGGCATCCGGTGATCTGCATGCGGCGAACCTGGTAAAGGCTATTCGAAGTATTGACCCGGACGCACAGTTGCGCGGCTGGGGTGGTGATCGGATGCAGGCGGCTGGTGTGGAGATTGTGAAACACTACCGCGAAACTGCTTTTATGGGTTTCTTTGAAGTGATCCGGCATCTGCCCCAGATCCTGCGCCTTATCCGTTTTTGTAAGAAAGACCTGGTAGGCTACGCTCCGGATAAAGTGATCCTGGTTGATTACCCCGGCTTTAACTTACGGATCGCAACGTTTGCAAAATCCCGCCAACTGCCCGTTTATTATTATATCTCACCACAGGTGTGGGCCTGGAAGGCTTCGCGTGTGAAGAAGATCAGGCGTGATGTGCGCAGGATGCTGGTGATCCTTCCTTTTGAACAGGAATTTTATTCGAAGTACAACTACCATGTGGATTTTGTCGGACATCCGCTACTTGATGCACTGGCCCATGAAAAATCCACGGAACCATCGGATGTATACCGCTCCCGGCTGAGTTTGGATGGGAGGCCCATTGTTGCATTGTTGCCCGGAAGCAGGAAACAGGAGGTGCAACGAATGTTGCCTGTTATGCTCGAGGCCGCCCGAAAAACCCCCGGTTACCAGTTTGTAATCGGTAAGGCTCCTTCTCTTGATGATGATTTCTACCAGCAGGTTTGCGGGGTGCATTCCCCCGTTCTGGCGCCTGATACCCATGAGCTTCTTCGCCATTCCGCGGCTGCCCTGGTGACTTCCGGAACGGCCACCCTGGAAACCGCCTTGCTGGGTATCCCTCAGGTGGTGTGCTACAAAGGCGCTACATTATCTTACCTGATTGCGAAACAACTTGTAAACATTTCCTATATTTCCCTCGTAAACCTTATTCTGGACCGCGAAGTTGTGAAGGAGCTGATTCAAAAGGATTGCAATCCGGATAAAGTGTTGAACGAACTTGCGCGCATCCTGCCGGGCGGCGATCAAAGGGAGCGCATCTTGAAAGATTATATGGAATTGGCCAAAACCCTTGGTGGTAAAGGAGCTTCAGGGCGGGCAGCTGAGTTCATCTGCAACGGTTGA
- a CDS encoding cell division protein ZapA has translation MSQDTLSIKLTIAGRIYPLSIQHGDEDGMRKAAADINERIKDYESKYAHRDKQDLLAMCALEFAHDCLRTKDQWNNERQEVENKLNETESLADRFLET, from the coding sequence ATGTCTCAGGATACTCTTTCCATAAAGCTGACGATTGCCGGAAGAATTTACCCTCTTAGTATTCAGCACGGAGATGAGGACGGTATGCGGAAAGCCGCAGCCGATATTAACGAGCGGATCAAGGATTATGAAAGCAAATATGCACATCGCGATAAGCAGGACCTGCTGGCCATGTGTGCGCTTGAATTCGCTCATGATTGTCTGAGAACAAAGGATCAATGGAACAACGAGCGGCAGGAGGTTGAAAACAAACTGAATGAAACCGAATCCCTCGCAGATCGTTTTCTGGAAACCTGA
- a CDS encoding ComEC/Rec2 family competence protein — MPPITSEPFFKILLPFIAGISLAFLVKIQHEAIPVLVLFFAALFACLSLINRRSLRYVMALSAVCLWCLMGYQSVLSHSDAFRSDRILVPDSAVVVHGWAYICEKPVKKKYFVSTVARVYLPASGDVPARNGLLELHFPKDGAWVQPVKGDWLDVDGMLQPFSSGRNFDYAGYMWRKNVFGYVKVQSRKTRVLHGANMNDKETWPGFPDLQGFGLSPTTGGFLKALLIGDRSELDPSIRRAFSDAGVIHVLALSGLHVGILFLLLSRVFSWLPVRSGWSWASLVVQAVLMWLYAWYTGFSPSVCRATTMITLWMIGSRLSRGRRPMNVLLSSAFLLLLVNPMFLFEPGFQLSYLAVGGILWLHGPLQRSIRFRYDWANKLWSLAALSLSAQLATFPLVAYYFSQFPTYFLLSNLWVVPFVAVCVYAGVGLLLMVHIPVVGGFLGEVLHGMLYLLIRGVGWMADWPGAVIRIRFDMLDVCLMYLALGLVCTYLMHGGIRKLQAGLGTILLLLLCDVVGKYAVVVNG; from the coding sequence ATGCCCCCCATCACCTCCGAACCGTTTTTCAAAATACTACTTCCATTCATCGCAGGGATCAGTCTTGCATTCCTGGTGAAAATACAGCACGAGGCCATACCGGTTCTCGTGCTTTTTTTTGCTGCACTCTTCGCCTGCCTTTCATTGATCAACCGGAGATCCCTGCGTTATGTCATGGCGCTATCCGCCGTTTGCCTGTGGTGCTTGATGGGGTACCAGTCGGTCCTTTCGCATTCCGATGCCTTTCGTTCAGATCGTATCCTTGTTCCTGATTCAGCGGTGGTGGTACACGGATGGGCGTACATATGTGAAAAGCCAGTGAAGAAAAAGTACTTCGTCAGCACCGTAGCCAGGGTATATCTACCTGCTTCGGGTGATGTTCCTGCCAGGAACGGGCTGTTGGAATTGCATTTTCCCAAAGACGGTGCTTGGGTGCAACCGGTCAAAGGGGATTGGCTGGATGTGGATGGTATGCTCCAACCTTTCTCCTCCGGTAGAAACTTTGATTATGCCGGCTATATGTGGAGAAAGAATGTGTTCGGGTATGTGAAAGTGCAAAGCCGAAAGACCAGGGTGCTGCATGGTGCCAATATGAATGATAAAGAAACATGGCCCGGGTTTCCCGACTTGCAAGGATTTGGTTTGTCTCCAACAACGGGCGGATTTTTAAAAGCGTTGCTGATAGGTGATCGGAGTGAATTGGATCCGTCGATCCGTCGTGCTTTTTCCGATGCGGGGGTGATTCATGTGTTGGCATTGTCGGGCCTGCATGTAGGCATCCTGTTTCTTTTGTTGAGCCGGGTGTTTTCGTGGCTGCCTGTTCGTTCGGGATGGTCATGGGCTTCCCTGGTTGTACAGGCTGTTTTGATGTGGCTCTACGCCTGGTACACCGGTTTTTCTCCTTCTGTTTGTCGGGCCACAACCATGATCACTTTATGGATGATCGGTAGCCGGTTGTCCAGAGGACGCCGTCCCATGAATGTGCTGTTGTCTTCGGCATTCCTGTTGCTTTTGGTGAACCCCATGTTTTTGTTTGAACCCGGTTTTCAACTGTCATACCTTGCTGTCGGTGGTATCCTGTGGTTACATGGTCCGCTTCAGCGCAGCATCCGTTTTCGATACGATTGGGCGAACAAATTATGGTCGCTTGCTGCATTGTCTCTTTCTGCTCAATTGGCGACGTTCCCATTGGTTGCGTATTACTTCAGTCAATTCCCGACATATTTTCTTTTGTCCAATTTGTGGGTGGTTCCCTTCGTGGCGGTGTGCGTGTATGCGGGTGTAGGGTTGTTGTTGATGGTGCATATACCGGTGGTTGGTGGGTTTCTGGGTGAGGTGCTTCATGGTATGTTGTACCTCTTGATCAGGGGCGTGGGGTGGATGGCGGACTGGCCCGGTGCTGTGATCAGGATCAGGTTTGACATGCTGGATGTGTGCCTCATGTATCTGGCGCTAGGACTGGTTTGCACATACCTTATGCATGGAGGTATACGCAAGCTTCAGGCAGGTTTGGGCACAATCCTGTTGCTGCTTTTATGTGATGTGGTTGGGAAGTATGCGGTTGTGGTCAACGGGTGA
- a CDS encoding SpoIID/LytB domain-containing protein, producing MSIGVMRSKVIKSIVVTPDEGGYYLFADGHKILDVGTSSMIQLSLDDGRVRVRSFDQDMGSYHKIMFLSENADNSLRLKPVYPDMAIKKYDDHLEITANNSSLLLTNKVALEDYVAGVVEAEVGYKAAHEFLKVQAILARTYALSHASRHVNDGYDLCDDVHCQVYAHKTIHYNILDAVRETKGMVLIDNNLHMITAAFHSNCGGQTSNSEDVWLTQKPYLRSVVDTFCTSQHNAHWTLEVSKSDWKQYLKTHQDKSIDDTALDRVACSFPQNERQVFYASTDIPLKNIRSDWNLKSTYFSVVEKGEHVILNGRGYGHGVGLCQEGAMRMALLGKNYKEILEYYYEGVNLVSIEALKFFLEE from the coding sequence ATGAGCATTGGTGTTATGCGCAGCAAGGTCATCAAGTCGATTGTGGTGACACCCGATGAAGGTGGCTATTACCTCTTTGCCGACGGGCATAAGATACTGGATGTGGGTACTTCCAGCATGATCCAGCTGAGTCTTGACGATGGTCGCGTGCGTGTACGTAGCTTCGACCAGGACATGGGCAGTTATCACAAAATCATGTTTCTGTCGGAAAACGCAGACAACAGTTTAAGGTTGAAGCCGGTGTATCCGGATATGGCCATCAAGAAATACGATGATCACCTAGAAATCACTGCCAACAACAGCAGCTTGCTGTTAACCAATAAGGTTGCTTTGGAAGATTACGTGGCAGGGGTGGTAGAAGCAGAGGTAGGATACAAAGCCGCTCACGAGTTTTTGAAAGTGCAGGCGATCCTGGCACGCACATATGCGCTTTCCCATGCCTCCCGCCATGTCAATGACGGATACGATCTGTGTGATGATGTGCATTGCCAGGTATATGCACACAAAACCATTCATTATAACATCCTGGATGCTGTAAGGGAAACCAAGGGGATGGTGCTGATTGATAACAACCTGCACATGATCACGGCCGCATTTCACAGCAATTGTGGCGGACAAACAAGCAACTCGGAAGATGTGTGGTTGACGCAAAAGCCTTATCTCAGATCCGTTGTAGATACCTTTTGCACCAGCCAGCACAATGCACATTGGACCTTGGAGGTCAGCAAGAGCGACTGGAAACAATACCTGAAAACACATCAGGATAAATCCATCGATGATACTGCGCTGGACCGTGTCGCATGTTCTTTTCCACAAAACGAACGCCAGGTGTTTTATGCCAGTACCGATATTCCTTTGAAGAATATCAGGTCGGATTGGAACCTGAAGTCTACCTATTTCTCCGTGGTCGAAAAAGGTGAACACGTTATCCTGAACGGAAGAGGATATGGACACGGGGTTGGATTGTGCCAGGAAGGTGCCATGCGCATGGCGTTGCTAGGCAAGAACTACAAAGAAATTCTGGAATACTACTATGAGGGCGTTAATCTTGTCAGCATCGAAGCGCTGAAGTTCTTCCTCGAAGAGTAA
- the asnB gene encoding asparagine synthase (glutamine-hydrolyzing), with the protein MCGIAGIVNFDGSQPAREQVQAMMDLIAHRGPDGEGMLVEGTVALGHRRLAILDLSDAGAQPMTFGDLSIVHNGEIYNYLEIKEELGRYGHIFHTHTDTEVILAAYAQWGDRCVDHFNGMWAFAILDRNKHRLFCSRDRFGIKPFYYLQTQQRLCFGSEIRQLLACSESRTVHPSVLADYLVLGLEEHTENTFFSGVLRLMPGHNMSVDLRSGRVEVHAYYHIRVLSDVAKMNERDAVQSYKELLMSSIRLRLRSDVPVGTCLSGGLDSSVVATLAAGLHKEKSTEPFRAITAKSTEKANDESGYAQMVAQKSNLDWRVCEPGQNDFDALLDEVVKLQEEPFGSPSIIMQYFVMKAAREAGLVVMLDGQGGDETLLGYERYYPAAARTRNAMGRASFMIQAARHSRISLPSMLAYQVYFSMPEVRWRRQRTRYSFVKSEWLDRADANVLREISASYANVQSLQVLELSKTQLPHLLRYEDRNSMHFAIESRLPYLDYRLVEFAVSLPLEQKIRKGWTKYALRQVAAEILPNEIAWRKHKFGFEAPASTWLQDRKQLGKWLAASDLVRQITNDLPVDRMDLNQLWRLVNLAKWERAFDVKLG; encoded by the coding sequence ATGTGTGGGATAGCGGGTATTGTAAATTTTGATGGAAGCCAGCCCGCCAGGGAACAGGTGCAGGCCATGATGGATCTGATCGCGCACAGGGGCCCCGACGGAGAAGGAATGCTGGTGGAAGGGACCGTAGCGTTGGGGCATCGCCGCCTGGCCATCCTCGATCTTAGCGATGCCGGTGCACAACCGATGACATTCGGCGATCTATCCATCGTGCACAATGGCGAAATCTACAATTACCTTGAAATAAAAGAAGAACTCGGCAGGTACGGACACATCTTTCATACCCATACCGATACGGAAGTGATTTTGGCCGCATACGCACAGTGGGGCGACCGATGTGTGGATCACTTCAATGGCATGTGGGCTTTTGCTATCCTTGACAGGAACAAACACCGCCTGTTTTGCAGCAGGGACCGTTTCGGGATCAAGCCCTTTTATTACCTGCAAACACAGCAGCGGTTGTGCTTTGGTTCGGAGATACGGCAACTGCTTGCATGTTCGGAGTCACGAACCGTACACCCTTCAGTGTTGGCAGATTACCTGGTGCTCGGACTGGAAGAGCACACCGAAAACACCTTCTTTTCCGGTGTTTTGCGACTGATGCCGGGGCATAACATGTCAGTGGATCTGAGATCAGGCCGCGTGGAGGTGCATGCCTATTATCATATACGGGTGCTGTCTGATGTGGCTAAAATGAACGAAAGGGATGCCGTGCAATCCTACAAGGAGTTGCTGATGTCATCTATTCGTTTGCGCCTTCGGTCGGATGTGCCCGTGGGAACTTGTCTGAGTGGCGGACTCGATAGTTCGGTGGTTGCCACACTGGCAGCGGGTTTGCACAAGGAGAAATCCACGGAACCCTTCCGGGCAATCACCGCAAAATCCACAGAGAAAGCCAATGATGAAAGTGGCTACGCACAGATGGTGGCTCAGAAGAGCAACCTGGATTGGCGGGTGTGCGAGCCCGGACAAAACGATTTTGACGCCTTGCTGGATGAGGTGGTGAAACTCCAGGAAGAACCTTTCGGAAGCCCTTCCATCATCATGCAATATTTTGTGATGAAGGCGGCAAGGGAAGCCGGTCTGGTAGTGATGCTGGACGGACAGGGAGGCGATGAAACCCTTCTCGGATATGAACGCTATTACCCGGCGGCGGCTCGCACCCGCAATGCCATGGGAAGGGCATCTTTCATGATACAGGCAGCGCGCCATTCCCGGATCAGTTTGCCCAGCATGCTGGCTTATCAGGTGTATTTTTCCATGCCTGAAGTGAGATGGCGCAGACAAAGAACACGGTATTCATTCGTGAAGTCCGAATGGCTGGACCGGGCGGATGCCAATGTCTTAAGGGAGATCAGCGCATCGTATGCCAATGTGCAGTCGCTGCAGGTGCTTGAACTCTCAAAAACACAGCTTCCGCACCTGCTGCGCTATGAAGACCGTAACTCAATGCATTTTGCCATTGAAAGCAGGTTGCCTTACCTGGATTACCGCCTTGTGGAATTTGCCGTGTCACTGCCCCTTGAGCAGAAGATCAGAAAAGGGTGGACCAAATATGCCTTGCGGCAGGTGGCTGCTGAGATTCTTCCGAATGAAATTGCATGGAGAAAACATAAATTTGGGTTCGAGGCACCTGCATCCACATGGTTACAGGACAGGAAACAATTGGGCAAGTGGCTGGCGGCATCGGATCTGGTGCGACAGATCACGAATGATTTGCCGGTAGATCGTATGGACCTGAATCAATTGTGGCGACTGGTGAACCTCGCGAAATGGGAACGAGCATTTGATGTGAAACTTGGCTAA
- the rny gene encoding ribonuclease Y: MEIAIIPVAVSVILGLVLGGVIASVFLRKAIEKKSEQVLKDAEAEGEVIKKEKILQAKEKFLQLKSEHEKLINERTRKMEASENKARQNEKHLSRKQEDLQRSQNELKAVKDNLSHQLEIVNKKQEELDKMHRRQVEQLEAISSLSVEDAKSQLVEALKAEAKTEALAYIKDIVDEAKLTANKEAKRIVVQTIQRVATEQAVENAVTVFNIESDEIKGRIIGREGRNIRALEAATGVEIIVDDTPEAILLSCFDPVRREIARLSLHQLVTDGRIHPARIEEVVARTRKNLEEEIAETGKRTTIDLGIHGLHPELIRMVGKMKYRSSYGQNLLQHSREVANLCAVMASELGLNVKQAKRAGLLHDIGKVPDDEPELPHAVLGMKLAEKYKEHADVCNAIGAHHDEVEMTSIISPIVQVCDAISGARPGARREVMESYIKRLKDLEALALSYKGVQNTYAIQAGRELRVIVDADKVADKEADTLSFEISQKIQTEMTYPGQVKVTVIREKRSVSIAK; encoded by the coding sequence ATGGAAATAGCAATTATTCCCGTGGCCGTTTCGGTCATCCTGGGGCTCGTGTTAGGTGGTGTGATCGCGTCCGTATTCCTGCGAAAGGCCATTGAAAAGAAAAGCGAGCAAGTCCTGAAAGATGCGGAAGCCGAAGGCGAGGTCATCAAAAAAGAGAAGATCCTGCAGGCAAAGGAAAAGTTCCTTCAGTTGAAATCAGAACATGAGAAGCTGATCAATGAACGCACCCGTAAAATGGAGGCTTCGGAGAACAAAGCCCGGCAGAACGAAAAACATCTGTCGCGCAAACAGGAAGACCTTCAAAGAAGTCAGAACGAACTGAAGGCGGTAAAGGACAACCTGTCTCATCAACTCGAAATTGTCAACAAGAAACAGGAAGAACTGGATAAAATGCACCGCCGTCAGGTGGAGCAACTTGAAGCCATTTCCAGTTTGTCTGTCGAGGATGCCAAGTCCCAGCTCGTGGAAGCCCTCAAGGCAGAGGCCAAAACCGAAGCCCTGGCCTATATCAAGGACATCGTGGATGAGGCCAAGCTGACTGCCAACAAGGAAGCCAAACGGATCGTGGTGCAAACCATCCAACGCGTGGCCACCGAGCAGGCAGTTGAGAATGCCGTTACCGTATTCAACATTGAAAGTGATGAGATCAAAGGCCGCATCATCGGCCGTGAAGGAAGGAACATCCGTGCCCTGGAAGCAGCCACCGGTGTGGAAATCATCGTTGATGATACGCCTGAAGCCATCCTGCTGTCATGCTTCGACCCCGTTCGCCGTGAGATCGCGCGCCTGTCTTTACACCAGCTGGTAACCGACGGCCGCATACACCCGGCCCGCATTGAGGAAGTTGTGGCCCGCACCCGCAAGAACCTGGAAGAAGAAATTGCCGAAACCGGAAAACGCACCACCATTGACCTGGGCATCCATGGTCTTCACCCTGAACTCATACGCATGGTGGGTAAAATGAAATATCGTTCTTCCTACGGACAGAACCTGTTACAACACTCCCGCGAAGTGGCGAACCTGTGCGCTGTGATGGCCTCTGAACTGGGCCTGAATGTGAAACAGGCCAAGCGTGCCGGACTGCTCCACGACATAGGAAAAGTTCCCGACGACGAACCGGAATTGCCGCATGCCGTACTGGGTATGAAGCTCGCAGAGAAATACAAGGAACATGCTGATGTATGTAATGCCATCGGTGCTCACCATGATGAAGTGGAAATGACCAGCATCATCTCACCCATCGTTCAGGTGTGTGATGCCATTTCCGGCGCCCGCCCCGGCGCCCGTCGTGAGGTGATGGAGTCGTACATCAAGCGATTGAAAGATCTCGAAGCGTTGGCACTGTCCTACAAGGGTGTTCAGAATACCTATGCCATCCAGGCCGGTCGTGAATTGCGTGTGATTGTGGATGCCGACAAGGTGGCCGATAAAGAAGCCGACACACTTTCGTTCGAAATCTCTCAGAAGATTCAAACGGAAATGACCTACCCGGGACAGGTGAAGGTAACCGTGATCCGCGAAAAGCGGTCGGTGAGCATTGCCAAGTAG
- a CDS encoding M23 family metallopeptidase, protein MGKKIRGILLITTLTFFSVGFVFQERDRIEFPQGYFISPLKIPILLAGNFGEIRNNHFHAGLDIKTMSQEGQPVLAIADGYVSRINISSTGYGKALYITHPNGFTSVYGHLQRFEEPIASYLKQQQYERESFEVDINVDSSQLKLHQGQVVAYSGNTGASGGPHLHFEIRETLTEFACNPMLFGFDIEDNIRPVITALRMYPIGKNSTVNAQTGPRKITLMGYRGHYTASTVTVRGPFALAIEARDVINKTDNTQGIFSIEVQKDGERVFYHDLDKFGFHESRYINSFVDYGEKKRTGRVYQKCFLDPNNRLSTFRNVINRGIMSLEDDSTHHISVIVKDAYGNTSDIDLKVRNTAGPPPPANATLEAVPQAIFPYQQSNDFDTAGLKMHMPPNIFYDTIYFNYHKAPPKPGSWSVTHELQQSDVPVHGFYTLSIEAPDLPEALQQKAYIAAVEDGGYKSYQGGTYQDGWVTASVRSFGNFAVMVDETAPYINAINIYNGKNLKGSPWIRMQISDGASGIASYRGTIDGKWVLMEYDKKTSLLVHYFEDSLESGEHTFELAVRDNCGNIREFKAKFTR, encoded by the coding sequence ATGGGCAAGAAGATACGAGGCATATTGCTGATAACCACACTGACGTTCTTTTCGGTCGGATTTGTTTTCCAGGAACGTGACCGGATCGAGTTTCCTCAGGGTTATTTCATTTCTCCGCTCAAGATACCGATCCTTCTGGCCGGTAATTTCGGCGAGATCCGCAACAATCATTTTCATGCCGGACTCGACATCAAAACAATGAGTCAGGAAGGGCAACCTGTGCTGGCCATTGCAGACGGCTATGTATCGCGCATCAACATTTCCTCAACGGGGTACGGAAAAGCATTGTACATCACACACCCAAACGGATTTACTTCGGTGTATGGCCACTTACAGCGTTTTGAAGAACCAATCGCTTCTTACCTGAAACAACAACAATACGAACGGGAGTCTTTCGAAGTCGACATCAATGTGGATTCGAGCCAGCTAAAACTCCACCAGGGACAAGTTGTTGCTTATTCCGGTAACACCGGTGCATCCGGCGGGCCGCACCTGCACTTCGAGATTCGTGAAACATTAACCGAATTCGCCTGCAACCCGATGTTGTTCGGTTTCGATATCGAAGACAACATCCGGCCGGTGATTACGGCACTGAGGATGTACCCGATCGGAAAGAATTCCACGGTCAACGCCCAGACCGGCCCGCGAAAAATCACCCTGATGGGCTACCGCGGACACTATACCGCATCCACGGTGACTGTTCGCGGCCCCTTTGCACTTGCCATTGAAGCCCGGGATGTGATCAACAAAACAGACAACACCCAGGGCATTTTTTCTATTGAAGTGCAGAAAGACGGTGAACGTGTATTCTATCACGACCTGGACAAATTCGGATTCCACGAGAGCAGGTACATCAACAGTTTTGTGGATTACGGGGAGAAAAAGCGGACCGGCCGTGTGTACCAGAAATGCTTCCTGGACCCCAACAACCGACTCAGCACATTCCGTAACGTAATCAACCGGGGCATCATGTCCCTGGAAGATGACAGCACCCACCATATCAGCGTAATTGTGAAAGATGCCTATGGCAACACTTCCGACATCGACCTCAAGGTGCGAAATACGGCCGGGCCTCCTCCTCCTGCCAATGCCACCCTGGAAGCGGTACCACAGGCCATCTTCCCTTACCAACAGTCGAACGACTTCGACACAGCAGGTTTGAAGATGCACATGCCCCCGAACATCTTTTACGACACCATCTATTTCAACTACCACAAGGCACCACCCAAACCGGGCAGCTGGTCTGTTACCCACGAATTGCAACAATCAGATGTTCCCGTGCATGGTTTTTACACCCTCTCCATTGAAGCCCCTGATCTGCCGGAAGCACTCCAGCAGAAGGCATACATCGCCGCCGTGGAAGACGGCGGTTACAAATCATACCAGGGAGGAACCTACCAGGATGGATGGGTAACCGCATCGGTGAGAAGCTTCGGCAACTTCGCCGTGATGGTGGATGAGACAGCACCCTATATCAACGCCATCAACATCTACAATGGCAAAAACCTGAAGGGAAGTCCATGGATCCGCATGCAAATCTCCGATGGCGCATCGGGCATCGCATCATATAGGGGCACCATAGACGGGAAATGGGTGCTGATGGAGTACGACAAGAAAACGAGCCTGTTGGTGCACTACTTTGAAGACAGCCTGGAAAGCGGCGAACATACCTTTGAACTAGCCGTGCGCGACAATTGCGGCAACATCCGTGAATTCAAAGCCAAATTCACCCGTTGA
- a CDS encoding oligosaccharide flippase family protein — MGNRNLIGSGLFRNTAVLFSGTAIAQVIPLLLSPVLTRLYSPADFGTYYLFLSMVAPLAVVYSGRYDMAVMLPSEKRDAAHVAAVGVVVAGLLSLITAILVWPLSHFISLKFESPDVEPWLIWVPVAVFFMASYRCVSFLLIRDEKYKLSSVNKVVQTSATGASSVGMGWQNANLGGLIWSDLIGKGLLFIAGFVQVKRIGYAMRNINLSHMREMARRYAEYPKYNALPALADSLSLNIPVMMVFNFFGQQVTSFFNFSRQVIGSPLLLVSGSLSQVLFQRIARKKEAGESIRKMLMSTLGVLSLLALVYLAVIELTAEDLFAWAFGEPWRMAGYHARFLAISFALKFVISPLSIVFPALGAIKTGSIWQGVYFFAIAVLFFAGVLSIRQFLWLYVAIESVMYLIYLYLALLVVNRYESSLTK; from the coding sequence ATGGGAAATCGCAATCTGATAGGCTCCGGTCTTTTCAGGAATACGGCCGTGCTGTTTTCCGGTACGGCCATTGCACAGGTGATTCCGCTTCTGCTGTCCCCGGTGCTTACCCGCTTGTATTCGCCGGCCGACTTCGGTACGTACTACCTTTTCCTTAGCATGGTAGCTCCATTGGCTGTTGTGTATTCAGGAAGGTACGACATGGCCGTTATGTTGCCTTCTGAGAAGCGGGACGCCGCTCATGTTGCCGCTGTCGGGGTTGTGGTTGCCGGTTTGCTATCGCTGATCACTGCCATTCTCGTGTGGCCGTTGTCCCATTTCATCAGCCTGAAGTTTGAAAGCCCGGATGTGGAACCCTGGTTGATATGGGTGCCGGTTGCCGTATTCTTCATGGCATCTTACCGCTGCGTTTCCTTTTTGTTGATCAGGGATGAGAAGTACAAGCTTTCATCTGTAAATAAGGTGGTCCAGACATCTGCCACCGGTGCGTCTTCTGTTGGAATGGGCTGGCAAAATGCCAACCTCGGTGGATTGATCTGGTCTGATCTGATTGGCAAAGGATTGCTTTTCATTGCCGGGTTTGTTCAGGTGAAACGTATAGGTTATGCCATGCGCAACATCAACCTGAGTCATATGCGCGAGATGGCTCGCCGCTACGCCGAATATCCCAAATACAATGCTTTGCCTGCTTTGGCGGATAGCCTGAGCCTGAACATACCCGTGATGATGGTGTTTAATTTCTTCGGGCAGCAGGTTACGTCTTTCTTTAATTTTTCCCGACAGGTGATCGGGAGCCCGTTGCTGTTGGTGTCCGGTTCTTTGTCACAAGTGCTGTTCCAGCGCATCGCCAGAAAAAAAGAGGCGGGTGAGTCCATCCGGAAGATGCTCATGTCAACCCTGGGCGTACTTTCGCTGCTGGCACTTGTATACCTTGCAGTGATTGAACTCACAGCGGAAGACCTGTTTGCGTGGGCATTCGGCGAACCCTGGCGCATGGCCGGCTACCACGCACGTTTCCTGGCCATTTCATTTGCATTGAAGTTTGTTATTTCTCCCCTAAGCATTGTATTCCCGGCGTTGGGTGCCATCAAAACCGGAAGCATCTGGCAGGGTGTGTACTTCTTTGCAATCGCCGTTTTGTTCTTCGCTGGGGTCCTGAGCATCCGCCAGTTTTTGTGGTTGTATGTGGCCATTGAGTCGGTGATGTACCTGATTTACCTGTATCTTGCCCTGTTGGTTGTGAACCGTTATGAATCTTCCCTGACCAAATGA